In one window of Bos mutus isolate GX-2022 chromosome 13, NWIPB_WYAK_1.1, whole genome shotgun sequence DNA:
- the RBM12 gene encoding RNA-binding protein 12, with the protein MAVVIRLQGLPIVAGTMDIRHFFSGLTIPDGGVHIVGGELGEAFIVFATDEDARLGMMRTGGTIKGSKVTLLLSSKTEMQNMIELSRRRFETANLDIPPANASRSGPPPSSGMSGRVNLPTTVPNFNNPSPSVVTATTSVHESSKNIQTFSTASIGTAPPNMGASFGSPTFSSTVPSTASPMNTVPPPPIPPIPAMPSLPPMPSIPPIPVPPPVPTMPPVPPVPPIPPVPSVPPMTPLPPMSGMPPLNPPPVAPLPAGMNGSGAPVNLNNNLNPVFLGPLNPVNPVQMNSQSSVKPLPINPDDLYVSVHGMPFSAMENDVRDFFHGLRVDAVHLLKDHVGRNNGNGLVKFLSPQDTFEALKRNRMLMIQRYVEVSPATERQWVAAGGHITFKQSIGPSGQTHPPPQPLPRSKSPSGQKRSRSRSPHEAGFCVYLKGLPFEAENKHVIDFFKKLDIVEDSIYIAYGPNGKATGEGFVEFRNEADYKAALCRHKQYMGNRFIQVHPITKKGMLEKIDMIRKRLQNFSYDQREMILNPEGDVTSAKVCAHITNIPFSITKMDVLQFLEGIPVDENAVHVLVDNNGQGLGQALVQFKNEDDARKSERLHRKKLNGREAFVHVVTLEDMREIEKNPPAQGKKGLKMSVPGNPAVPGIPNVGMPNAGLPSSGMPSAGLPNAGMPNAGIPAAGMPNSGMPAAGMPNAGIPSAGMPAAGMPGVGMPSAGMPSAGGEEHAFLAVGSKEANSGPPFNFPGNFGGSNAFGPPLPPPGLGGAFGDARPGMPSVGNSGLPGLGLDVPGFGGGPNNLSGPGFGGGPQNFGNGPGSLGGPPGFGSGPPGLGNAPGHLSGPPAFGPGPGPGPGPIHIGGPPGFGSSSGKPGPTIIKVQNMPFTVSIDEILDFFYGYQVIPGSVCLKYNEKGMPTGEAMVAFESRDEATAAVIDLNDRPIGSRKVKLVLG; encoded by the coding sequence ATGGCTGTGGTCATCCGTTTGCAAGGTCTCCCAATTGTGGCGGGGACCATGGACATTCGCCACTTCTTCTCTGGATTGACCATTCCTGATGGGGGCGTGCATATTGTAGGGGGTGAACTGGGTGAGGCTTTCATCGTTTTTGCCACTGATGAAGATGCAAGGCTTGGTATGATGCGCACAGGTGGTACAATTAAAGGGTCAAAAGTAACACTGTTGTTGAGTAGTAAAACGGAAATGCAGAATATGATTGAACTGAGTCGTAGGCGTTTTGAAACTGCCAACCTAGATATACCACCGGCAAATGCTAGTAGATCAGGACCGCCACCTAGCTCAGGAATGAGTGGCAGGGTGAACTTGCCTACAACAGTACCCAACTTTAATAATCCTTCACCCAGTGTAGTTACTGCCACCACTTCTGTTCATGAAAGCAGCAAAAACATACAGACATTTTCCACAGCCAGCATAGGAACGGCTCCTCCAAATATGGGGGCTTCCTTTGGGAGCCCAACGTTTAGCTCAACTGTTCCGAGCACAGCCTCTCCGATGAACACAGTCCCACCTCCACCAATTCCTCCAATCCCAGCGATGCCATCTTTGCCGCCAATGCCGTCTATTCCCCCAATTCCAGTTCCTCCTCCGGTACCTACAATGCCTCCTGTGCCTCCTGTGCCCCCAATTCCCCCAGTCCCTTCTGTGCCACCCATGACCCCACTGCCACCCATGTCAGGCATGCCACCTTTGAACCCACCGCCTGTGGCACCTCTACCTGCTGGAATGAATGGCTCTGGAGCACCTGTGAATCTGAACAATAACCTGAACCCTGTGTTTCTGGGTCCATTGAATCCTGTTAACCCTGTCCAGATGAACTCGCAAAGCAGTGTGAAACCACTTCCCATCAACCCTGATGATCTGTATGTCAGTGTGCATGGAATGCCCTTTTCTGCAATGGAAAATGATGTCCGAGATTTTTTCCATGGGCTCCGCGTTGATGCGGTGCATTTGTTGAAAGATCATGTAGGTCGAAATAATGGGAATGGATTGGTTAAGTTTCTCTCCCCTCAAGATACATTTGAAGCTTTGAAACGAAACAGAATGCTGATGATTCAACGCTATGTGGAAGTTAGTCCTGCCACAGAGAGACAGTGGGTAGCTGCTGGAGGCCATATCACTTTTAAGCAAAGTATAGGACCTTCTGGACAAACCCATCCCCCTCCTCAGCCACTTCCCAGGTCAAAATCGCCCAGTGGGCAGAAAAGGTCAAGGTCAAGATCACCACATGAGGCTGGTTTTTGTGTTTACTTGAAAGGGCTGCCATTTGAAGCAGAAAACAAACatgtcattgatttttttaaaaagttggataTTGTGGAAGATAGTATTTATATTGCTTATGGACCCAATGGGAAAGCAACGGGTGAAGGCTTCGTAGAGTTCAGGAATGAGGCTGACTATAAGGCTGCTCTGTGTCGTCATAAACAATACATGGGTAATCGCTTTATTCAAGTTCATCCAATTACCAAGAAAGGTATGCTAGAAAAGATAGATATGATTCGAAAAAGACTGCAGAACTTCAGCTATGACCAGAGGGAAATGATCTTAAATCCGGAGGGGGATGTCACCTCTGCCAAAGTCTGTGCCCATATAACAAATATTCCCTTCAGCATTACCAAGATGGATGTTCTTCAGTTCCTAGAAGGAATCCCAGTGGATGAAAATGCTGTACATGTTCTTGTTGATAACAATGGGCAAGGTCTAGGACAGGCATTGGTtcagtttaaaaatgaagatgatgcaCGTAAGTCTGAACGCTTACACCGTAAAAAACTTAATGGGAGAGAAGCTTTTGTTCATGTAGTTACTTTAGAAGATATGAGAGAGATTGAGAAAAATCCTCCTGCCCAAGGAAAAAAGGGGTTAAAGATGTCTGTGCCAGGTAATCCTGCAGTTCCAGGAATTCCCAATGTGGGAATGCCCAATGCGGGATTGCCCAGTTCAGGAATGCCCAGTGCGGGACTGCCTAATGCGGGAATGCCCAATGCAGGAATACCTGCTGCGGGAATGCCCAATTCGGGAATGCCTGCTGCAGGAATGCCTAATGCAGGAATTCCCAGTGCAGGAATGCCTGCTGCGGGAATGCCTGGTGTGGGAATGCCCAGTGCGGGAATGCCTAGTGCAGGAGGTGAAGAGCATGCCTTCTTGGCTGTAGGATCTAAGGAGGCCAACAGTGGGCCTCCATTTAACTTTCCTGGTAATTTTGGTGGGTCAAATGCCTTTGGAccaccactccctcctccaggattAGGAGGGGCCTTTGGTGATGCTAGGCCTGGAATGCCTTCAGTTGGAAATAGTGGTTTGCCTGGTCTAGGACTGGATGTTCCAGGTTTTGGAGGTGGACCAAATAATTTAAGTGGACCAGGATTTGGAGGGGGCCCTCAGAATTTTGGAAATGGCCCTGGTAGCTTAGGTGGCCCCCCTGGCTTTGGAAGTGGGCCCCCTGGCCTTGGAAATGCCCCTGGGCATTTGAGTGGCCCTCCAGCCTTTGGTCCTGGTCCTGGTCCTGGCCCTGGCCCAATCCACATTGGTGGTCCTCCTGGCTTTGGATCTAGTTCTGGAAAACCAGGACCAACAATAATTAAAGTACAGAACATGCCCTTCACTGTGTCTATTGATGagattttagatttcttttaCGGTTATCAAGTGATCCCAGGCTCAGTGTGTTTAAAGTACAATGAAAAAGGTATGCCCACCGGTGAAGCTATGGTGGCTTTCGAATCTCGGGATGAAGCCACAGCTGCTGTCATTGACTTAAATGACAGACCTATTGGCTCTAGGAAAGTAAAACTTGTATTAGGGTAG